One segment of Sulfobacillus thermosulfidooxidans DSM 9293 DNA contains the following:
- a CDS encoding transposase has protein sequence MAIIPQLSLFSWQDLEELGDLERLVLVLETVPDETLMAHLEAARGHGRNAYPVRAMWNSVLAGVVFQHPSIESLRRELARNAQLRMLCGFRNAAVPPASAYTRFLHRLMAEQDTVDGMFEQLVDDLAAVLPNFGQRLAMDSKGISSRAVRPAKNPTADGRRDVDADFGRKEYRGVHEDGTTWTKVVKWFGYKLHLVVDSTYELPVAWEVTKASVSDVTRAMPMLDHLHHRHGVLLSRAVLLTADRGYDDTKLIAACWDSYQIKPVIDIRNMWRDPDATRVLPGHSTVTYNYRGDVFCQDPVTGQVHTMSNGGFEVRRQRLKKRCPARFAGVSCRGQDTCPVVQGLRIPLQTDRRIFTPMDRASYQWKREYAHRTAVERVNSRLDVSFGLELHTIRGLKKMQLRCGLALIVMLAMALGRIRQRQPERMRRLVGS, from the coding sequence ATGGCTATCATACCACAACTTTCTCTCTTTTCGTGGCAAGATCTCGAAGAATTAGGCGACCTCGAACGCCTCGTGCTCGTCCTCGAGACGGTCCCGGATGAAACCCTCATGGCCCACCTGGAAGCCGCCCGTGGGCATGGGCGGAATGCGTACCCGGTCCGGGCGATGTGGAATTCGGTGTTGGCCGGGGTGGTTTTCCAACACCCCAGCATCGAGAGCCTTCGCCGAGAACTGGCCCGCAATGCGCAACTGCGCATGCTGTGCGGGTTCCGCAACGCGGCCGTCCCGCCCGCGTCGGCCTACACCCGATTTCTGCATCGTCTGATGGCCGAACAGGATACCGTGGACGGGATGTTTGAGCAGCTGGTGGATGACCTCGCCGCCGTGCTCCCGAATTTCGGTCAGCGCTTGGCCATGGACAGCAAGGGTATCTCGTCGCGGGCCGTGCGGCCCGCCAAAAACCCCACCGCCGATGGGCGCCGGGACGTCGATGCCGATTTTGGACGGAAGGAATACCGCGGTGTGCATGAGGACGGGACTACCTGGACCAAAGTGGTCAAGTGGTTCGGGTATAAGCTGCACCTGGTGGTGGATTCGACGTACGAATTGCCGGTGGCGTGGGAGGTGACGAAAGCGTCGGTGTCCGATGTGACCCGGGCGATGCCCATGTTGGATCATCTGCACCATCGCCACGGGGTGCTGCTGTCCCGTGCCGTCCTTTTAACGGCCGACCGGGGCTATGATGATACCAAATTGATCGCCGCCTGCTGGGATAGCTACCAGATTAAGCCGGTGATCGATATCCGGAATATGTGGCGGGACCCGGATGCCACGCGAGTGCTACCGGGCCATTCGACGGTGACCTACAATTATCGTGGCGACGTCTTTTGTCAGGATCCGGTCACGGGTCAGGTTCACACCATGAGTAACGGCGGATTCGAAGTCAGGCGCCAACGTCTCAAAAAGCGGTGCCCCGCCCGCTTTGCGGGCGTGTCCTGCCGGGGTCAAGACACCTGCCCCGTCGTCCAGGGCCTGCGCATTCCCTTACAGACCGATCGGCGGATTTTTACGCCCATGGACCGGGCCAGTTATCAATGGAAGCGCGAGTATGCCCATCGCACGGCGGTGGAACGGGTGAACAGTCGGTTGGATGTGTCGTTCGGGTTGGAACTCCATACCATTCGGGGGCTAAAGAAAATGCAACTCCGCTGCGGGTTGGCCCTCATCGTGATGTTGGCGATGGCGCTCGGGCGGATACGGCAACGGCAACCGGAGCGGATGCGCCGCCTCGTGGGGTCGTGA
- a CDS encoding molybdopterin-containing oxidoreductase family protein, protein MMTGARKVHGVCPHDCYDTCGLEITAQDNQVIRIRGEQNHPITQGFACLKINRYQERLNHPDRVLYPLRRTGPKGSGKFTRCTWDEAMTEIGRQLQHILQNYGGEAVLPYSFSGNLGILSEASMDRRFFHAIGASRLARTICTASADAAWKWVYGSRIGPDPESISHARFIVLWGTNPVATNIHQIPLLDKAVEQGADLVVIDPLQTETVDRYGSHIRLNPGTDAVLAMGIGRYLVDEKLYDADFVAHYSVGLDAYRQFVEPWTLEKTAALTGVKKPVIQQLAWRLKNVQPLLIRTGYGVQRHQYGALAIWAISALSILTGSYRHPGGGHLVSNSEMFPINWEKLTRPDLLRGNPREINMLQLGNALSPALNPPIKALIVYNSNPAATAPDQSAVLQGLMRDDLLTIVHEQMLTDTARYADWVLPAAMFPEILDVHTSYWHRYVQLNQPAVTPAGEAVSNTEFFRRLAQAVGLGRESWALDSDETLIKQALDTDHPWLQGITWDSLQSKPVQKLRLSIEDRPFIDFGWPQSGLRLDPLPLIGMGFKEFVGANVDDRYPLWLITPSRKNTIKSSFANIKSLLVKEPVPTVYMHPQDMKIFNVNHGDKVELYNDRGSCHMIVHASERVSPGVLLSYAVRWNADGNGKNVNQLTSQTLSDYGGGSTFYNTRVNMKLCQQEESCL, encoded by the coding sequence ATGATGACTGGTGCCCGAAAGGTGCATGGAGTCTGTCCTCATGACTGTTATGATACATGCGGACTAGAAATCACTGCGCAAGACAACCAGGTGATTCGCATTCGGGGCGAGCAAAATCATCCCATTACCCAAGGTTTTGCCTGTTTGAAGATTAACCGTTATCAGGAACGGCTCAATCATCCCGACCGGGTTTTGTATCCCTTGCGGCGAACAGGACCCAAAGGTTCAGGAAAGTTTACGCGCTGCACATGGGATGAAGCCATGACCGAGATTGGCAGGCAATTACAGCATATTCTTCAAAATTACGGGGGAGAAGCGGTTTTACCCTATAGTTTTTCGGGGAATTTGGGAATTTTAAGTGAAGCCTCCATGGACCGGCGATTTTTTCATGCGATCGGGGCCAGCCGACTTGCACGCACTATTTGCACGGCATCAGCGGATGCCGCGTGGAAATGGGTTTATGGTTCCCGCATCGGTCCTGATCCGGAAAGCATTTCCCACGCCCGGTTTATCGTATTATGGGGAACTAATCCGGTGGCGACCAATATTCATCAGATCCCATTGTTGGATAAAGCCGTAGAACAAGGCGCTGATCTGGTCGTAATTGACCCGTTGCAGACCGAAACGGTGGACCGTTATGGTTCTCATATTCGCTTAAATCCTGGAACTGATGCGGTTTTGGCCATGGGCATAGGACGCTATTTGGTGGATGAAAAACTTTATGATGCGGATTTTGTGGCTCACTATAGTGTGGGGCTTGATGCTTACCGTCAATTTGTGGAACCATGGACTTTAGAAAAGACAGCGGCTCTCACAGGTGTTAAAAAACCAGTGATTCAGCAACTGGCATGGAGATTAAAAAATGTGCAGCCCCTATTAATCCGGACGGGATACGGAGTGCAGCGGCATCAATATGGAGCGTTAGCGATATGGGCTATATCCGCGCTATCCATTTTAACCGGATCATACCGTCATCCTGGCGGAGGGCATTTAGTGTCCAATAGCGAGATGTTTCCCATCAATTGGGAGAAGCTGACGCGGCCTGATTTGCTAAGGGGAAATCCCAGGGAAATAAACATGTTGCAATTAGGGAACGCCTTATCTCCTGCATTGAATCCTCCCATAAAAGCGTTGATTGTGTATAATTCCAATCCGGCTGCTACGGCTCCCGACCAATCGGCGGTCTTGCAAGGCCTCATGCGTGACGATTTGTTAACTATTGTGCATGAACAGATGTTAACCGATACTGCTCGGTACGCTGACTGGGTGCTACCGGCTGCTATGTTTCCGGAAATTCTTGACGTGCACACCTCTTATTGGCATCGTTATGTTCAATTGAATCAACCGGCGGTTACGCCAGCTGGTGAGGCGGTATCAAATACGGAATTTTTCCGGCGTTTGGCTCAAGCTGTGGGACTCGGGCGGGAATCATGGGCATTAGATTCGGACGAAACCTTAATCAAGCAAGCCTTGGACACCGACCATCCTTGGCTGCAAGGAATTACTTGGGATTCTTTGCAAAGTAAACCGGTGCAAAAACTTCGCCTGTCCATAGAGGATCGGCCTTTTATTGACTTTGGATGGCCTCAGTCCGGATTGCGACTCGATCCTTTACCACTGATCGGAATGGGATTCAAGGAATTTGTCGGAGCGAATGTCGATGATCGCTACCCTTTGTGGCTCATTACTCCGTCACGAAAAAACACGATAAAGTCAAGTTTTGCCAATATCAAAAGTCTGTTAGTGAAAGAGCCTGTGCCAACAGTCTATATGCATCCACAGGACATGAAGATCTTTAACGTAAACCATGGAGATAAAGTGGAACTGTATAATGACCGGGGTTCATGTCACATGATTGTTCATGCCAGTGAACGGGTTTCGCCAGGTGTTCTTTTGAGTTATGCCGTCCGCTGGAATGCCGATGGGAATGGAAAGAATGTGAATCAACTAACGAGTCAAACGTTGTCAGATTACGGTGGAGGCTCAACATTTTACAATACGCGTGTGAATATGAAATTGTGTCAACAGGAGGAGTCATGCTTATAG
- the ftcD gene encoding glutamate formimidoyltransferase, with product MLIESVPNFSEGRRSEVMAAIADAARIDGVKVLGMEGDPDHNRSVLTVVGEPQALVEAIFRAAQVAVTHINLHNHHGTHPRMGAIDVVPFIPLQDATMEDAVDAARKLGRRFAQDLNIPVYLYEQAATKPERKNLADVRRGQFEGLSHRMVSDPPDFGPAHPHPTAGASAIGARLPLIAFNVFLNTTDMTLAKNVARAVRGSSGGLVGIKALAMNTVSHGQVQVSLNLVDYPKTPLPRALEMIRQEAMRYGVTVSHTELVGFMPAQAILDTVRYYLQQPEFRLDQILEWAIMADSSLEQP from the coding sequence ATGCTTATAGAGTCGGTCCCAAATTTTTCTGAAGGACGTCGTTCTGAGGTGATGGCAGCCATCGCCGACGCGGCGCGGATTGATGGGGTAAAGGTTTTAGGCATGGAGGGAGATCCCGATCATAACCGTTCAGTGCTTACGGTGGTTGGAGAACCCCAGGCACTTGTTGAGGCGATCTTTCGTGCGGCTCAAGTGGCCGTAACCCACATTAATTTACACAATCACCACGGAACCCATCCGCGTATGGGCGCAATTGACGTCGTGCCCTTTATTCCCTTGCAAGATGCGACTATGGAAGATGCGGTAGATGCTGCACGAAAATTAGGCCGCCGCTTTGCCCAAGACCTTAATATCCCGGTGTATTTGTATGAACAGGCCGCCACCAAACCCGAGCGAAAGAATTTAGCTGACGTGCGCCGGGGCCAATTTGAAGGGTTATCACACCGTATGGTGAGTGACCCACCTGACTTTGGTCCAGCACATCCGCATCCTACAGCTGGCGCGAGTGCCATCGGAGCTAGACTTCCTCTCATTGCCTTTAACGTGTTTTTAAATACCACGGACATGACTTTGGCGAAGAACGTGGCCCGAGCTGTGCGGGGTTCGAGTGGGGGATTGGTCGGGATTAAAGCGCTCGCGATGAATACGGTCAGTCATGGACAAGTGCAGGTATCATTAAATTTAGTGGACTATCCCAAAACCCCTTTGCCTAGAGCCTTAGAAATGATTCGCCAGGAAGCTATGCGCTATGGCGTCACAGTATCACACACTGAATTGGTTGGATTTATGCCCGCACAAGCCATATTAGATACCGTACGGTATTATTTACAACAACCCGAGTTTCGTCTCGATCAGATATTAGAATGGGCAATAATGGCGGATTCTTCCCTCGAGCAGCCTTAA
- a CDS encoding sulfocyanin-like copper-binding protein: protein MKLGYVLSLGVLSLSLSGCGLFAGPPPETVPSMVVPSPSHAKSQWMTVNSADHSLSLTVIAGYQSHGFNLNGTQNGAMWITVPVHWHVTVHFTNDSGLSNSLAVVPGPTSNHVVFPGASTKDLTNGISQGQSRVFSFTPTRTGHFRLASLVPGHEDSGMWAHFVVTDGGKPSLRF from the coding sequence ATGAAGTTAGGGTATGTCTTGTCATTAGGCGTCTTAAGTTTGAGTTTGTCAGGTTGTGGATTGTTTGCCGGACCGCCTCCTGAAACGGTTCCCTCGATGGTAGTTCCTTCACCGTCCCATGCAAAAAGTCAATGGATGACGGTTAATTCGGCGGACCACTCGCTCAGTTTAACCGTTATCGCTGGTTATCAGAGTCATGGATTTAATTTGAATGGTACCCAAAATGGTGCGATGTGGATTACTGTGCCTGTGCATTGGCATGTTACTGTTCATTTTACCAACGATTCCGGATTGTCCAACTCGTTAGCCGTTGTTCCGGGACCGACCAGTAATCACGTCGTGTTTCCGGGGGCTTCGACAAAGGATTTAACGAATGGCATTTCCCAGGGCCAAAGCCGAGTTTTCTCCTTTACGCCCACGCGCACAGGCCATTTTCGACTAGCAAGCTTAGTACCCGGACATGAAGATTCAGGTATGTGGGCACATTTTGTGGTGACTGACGGGGGCAAGCCTTCCTTGCGCTTCTAA
- a CDS encoding DUF763 domain-containing protein — protein sequence MPKVGTATAPLHGGHCPPWLFQKMTQLSAAIVEAIIVEFGTKEVLRRFADPVWFQAFGAVIGFDWHSSGLTTVGLGALKEGLSQKQRELGLFIVGGKGNTARQTPREIDAIGERAALPQDIGHLKDTSRLVAKVDNALVQDGYQLYHHVMIFTADGQWTVIQQGMNDQSQTARRYHWLSDTVKSFTVEPHHGIVGRKVPHVLNLTEKDNVPIQHASLQLARQPEEVLLALRSLRMNHGEKELIMPSHHDIPQAQYLNKALDALYQRDLHSYQDLVMTPGVGAKTLRALAMVAEIIFGSPITYHDPVRYSFAHGGKDGIPYPVNRRDYNHSLQILEEALNKARIDDRTKLASLRRLAHWDNPTQS from the coding sequence ATGCCCAAAGTGGGGACGGCCACCGCGCCCCTCCATGGAGGCCACTGTCCGCCATGGCTGTTTCAAAAAATGACCCAATTAAGTGCCGCGATTGTTGAGGCCATTATTGTGGAATTCGGCACTAAAGAAGTTTTGCGCCGCTTTGCTGATCCGGTATGGTTTCAAGCTTTTGGAGCGGTTATCGGGTTTGATTGGCATTCATCAGGGCTCACTACCGTAGGACTTGGTGCTTTGAAAGAAGGGTTGTCTCAGAAGCAGCGCGAATTAGGACTGTTTATTGTCGGGGGCAAAGGCAATACGGCCCGTCAGACCCCGCGGGAAATTGATGCCATCGGCGAACGGGCTGCTCTTCCCCAAGACATTGGACACTTAAAGGATACGAGCCGTTTGGTCGCTAAAGTGGATAATGCTTTAGTCCAGGACGGCTATCAACTCTATCACCATGTCATGATATTCACTGCTGATGGGCAGTGGACGGTCATTCAACAAGGTATGAACGACCAATCACAAACCGCCCGCCGTTATCACTGGTTGAGTGACACCGTGAAGAGCTTTACGGTAGAACCTCATCACGGCATTGTGGGCCGAAAGGTCCCCCATGTTTTAAATTTAACTGAAAAAGACAATGTCCCCATCCAACACGCTTCTTTGCAATTGGCACGCCAACCTGAGGAAGTGCTACTGGCCTTACGCTCTTTGCGCATGAATCACGGCGAAAAAGAATTGATTATGCCAAGCCATCATGATATTCCTCAGGCCCAATATCTCAATAAAGCCCTGGATGCGCTTTACCAGCGTGATCTCCACAGCTATCAAGATTTGGTCATGACTCCTGGGGTGGGTGCAAAGACACTGCGGGCCTTGGCCATGGTCGCCGAAATAATTTTTGGATCCCCTATCACTTACCATGATCCCGTCCGTTACAGTTTTGCGCATGGGGGAAAAGACGGGATTCCCTACCCAGTAAATCGCCGTGATTACAATCATTCCTTGCAAATTTTAGAAGAGGCTTTGAACAAAGCCCGGATTGATGACCGTACAAAATTAGCCAGCTTGCGCCGTTTAGCTCACTGG
- a CDS encoding pyridoxal-phosphate-dependent aminotransferase family protein: MLYPPQILLPGPTPVPPSVNLAMQQAMSDHRGSVFTKVKEHVLAQLQQLFDVGPDGGVAVIPTSGTGALEAAVQNFFLPGDKVIGVSTGTFGERFMEIAEKMGVHVRHIRVPYGQAFDPQHILETLSEERDVKAILVTHNETSTGVLNPVPELAQALRTVNNAPLLIVDSISGVPSIPLKIQADHVDVIVAASQKGFMCPPGLGILALSARAKQEVLKDRPGRLFFDLQPYLNGQFPYTPAVSLWNGLEEALNLLEAEGELPRLARHQLLSRMARAFGQAAGMTPPVEEAIASPTVTALAAPKGITPVDFRNQAAKLGLQIAGAMGPWHHDYIRIGHVGAVLPEQLFEGLATLAHLLPGGFDGIQAAWVTWHNAINVEEEAHA, from the coding sequence ATGTTATACCCGCCACAGATATTATTACCCGGACCCACTCCCGTTCCCCCCAGTGTGAATTTAGCCATGCAACAGGCGATGTCCGATCACCGGGGCAGTGTCTTCACAAAAGTGAAAGAGCATGTCTTAGCCCAGTTACAGCAACTGTTTGATGTCGGTCCAGATGGTGGCGTTGCGGTTATCCCCACCAGCGGAACAGGTGCTCTCGAAGCAGCTGTACAAAACTTCTTTTTGCCCGGCGATAAAGTGATTGGAGTGAGCACCGGCACTTTTGGCGAACGGTTTATGGAAATCGCCGAAAAAATGGGTGTCCACGTGCGCCATATTCGCGTTCCTTATGGCCAAGCTTTTGACCCGCAGCATATTCTCGAAACCTTAAGCGAAGAACGTGACGTCAAAGCCATCCTCGTTACCCACAATGAAACGTCCACGGGGGTATTAAATCCCGTACCAGAACTGGCCCAAGCACTTCGCACAGTCAATAATGCCCCCCTACTCATTGTCGACAGTATTTCAGGTGTTCCTTCTATTCCCTTAAAGATACAGGCCGATCACGTTGATGTCATTGTTGCCGCGTCACAAAAAGGATTCATGTGCCCGCCCGGATTGGGCATTCTCGCTTTGTCCGCCCGCGCCAAACAGGAGGTTTTAAAAGATCGCCCCGGCCGCCTGTTTTTTGACTTACAACCTTATCTCAATGGCCAATTTCCCTATACCCCAGCAGTCTCGCTATGGAATGGTTTAGAAGAAGCCTTAAATCTTCTCGAAGCCGAAGGCGAACTGCCACGGTTAGCGCGTCACCAACTCTTAAGTCGTATGGCCCGTGCTTTTGGCCAGGCTGCTGGCATGACACCGCCTGTTGAAGAAGCCATCGCGTCTCCGACCGTCACAGCATTAGCGGCTCCCAAAGGCATCACTCCCGTAGATTTCCGCAATCAAGCCGCTAAGCTGGGACTGCAAATCGCCGGTGCCATGGGACCGTGGCATCACGATTACATTCGCATTGGTCATGTTGGTGCAGTATTACCCGAACAACTGTTTGAAGGTCTAGCCACTTTGGCCCACTTGTTACCCGGCGGCTTTGACGGCATTCAAGCAGCTTGGGTGACGTGGCATAACGCCATAAATGTTGAAGAGGAGGCACACGCATAA
- the acpS gene encoding holo-ACP synthase, whose amino-acid sequence MIYGIGVDATEIARIAKALRNPRFLPRLFTEEEARSIGNGPESVRRWAARFAAKEALIKACGGIRQSRWTDIEIIRQVHQEPMVRVRGPLGQWIEQNHLKIWLSFTHEQHYAIAMVVLEKGSA is encoded by the coding sequence ATGATCTATGGCATTGGGGTAGACGCCACGGAAATCGCACGCATTGCTAAGGCGTTAAGAAATCCCCGTTTTCTTCCTCGTTTATTTACCGAAGAAGAAGCCCGCAGCATAGGAAACGGTCCTGAAAGTGTCCGGCGCTGGGCCGCGCGGTTTGCGGCTAAAGAAGCCTTAATCAAAGCATGTGGTGGTATCCGTCAAAGCCGCTGGACCGATATCGAAATCATCCGGCAAGTCCATCAAGAGCCTATGGTACGGGTTAGAGGACCCTTGGGACAATGGATTGAGCAAAATCACTTGAAAATTTGGTTGTCATTCACCCATGAGCAACATTATGCGATTGCCATGGTCGTGTTAGAAAAAGGGAGTGCGTGA
- the serA gene encoding phosphoglycerate dehydrogenase, which yields MTRPRILITETLGQEGIDMLREVADVDAYDLLPKEQLPEILGDYDAVIIRSAHRLPREVLMNRPRLKVVARAGSGVDNVDLKACTEFGIAVVNAPGANAIAAAEQAFGHMLTILRNIHLGDAHVREGGWNRKKFLGGELHDRRLGIIGFGKVGREAARIAHGFRMTVYAYDPFVSDEIFQAHNVTRIDSLEELMPVSDILTLHTPKSGPQIGMDLLSRLPKGAIVVNVARGGMIDEAALAELLDMGHLLGVGLDVFSQEPPPKDFPLFRHPRAVLTPHLGGSTQEAMTGVAVMTAKGVIAALQGQTPPNIVNVPVPPLTPDEFGILDEGARVVGRIFAQMNKTLTVPLVLTLKGPIAKNAIPWLKQTVIAAVLSEQLDGRVNAVNALIKAEEQGLKLLVEEAGPNQAPALSLRLEGHSETTTEVVLDNHVPRLRRINGIAMDLPWPKNALMTVHNDAPGVVGKVGTLVGQYNINIGNLHLGRDEKAHQALMILSLDQTAPEELVRDLKQIPEIRQVFVF from the coding sequence ATGACTCGCCCACGCATTTTGATTACAGAAACCCTTGGTCAAGAAGGTATAGACATGTTACGCGAAGTCGCAGATGTCGATGCCTACGATCTTCTTCCCAAAGAACAATTGCCCGAAATTCTTGGGGATTATGATGCCGTCATCATCCGCAGTGCACACCGGCTGCCGCGGGAAGTGCTGATGAACCGTCCCCGCTTAAAAGTCGTTGCCCGGGCCGGTTCTGGTGTCGACAATGTCGATTTGAAAGCTTGTACGGAATTTGGTATCGCCGTCGTTAACGCTCCGGGGGCAAATGCGATTGCCGCCGCTGAACAAGCTTTTGGGCACATGCTCACCATTCTTCGCAATATCCATTTGGGGGATGCTCATGTGCGCGAGGGCGGCTGGAACCGTAAAAAGTTTTTGGGAGGAGAACTCCATGACCGCCGTCTTGGAATTATCGGCTTCGGAAAAGTAGGACGCGAAGCGGCTCGCATTGCTCACGGTTTTCGGATGACGGTCTATGCGTATGATCCTTTCGTCAGTGACGAAATTTTCCAAGCACATAATGTCACCCGCATTGATTCCCTCGAAGAACTCATGCCAGTGTCAGACATTTTAACGTTACACACGCCGAAATCGGGACCGCAAATCGGGATGGACCTGCTTTCACGCTTACCCAAAGGCGCTATCGTTGTGAATGTCGCTCGTGGGGGCATGATTGATGAAGCAGCCCTCGCGGAATTGTTGGATATGGGACATCTTTTAGGGGTTGGCCTAGATGTCTTTAGTCAAGAACCGCCACCAAAAGATTTCCCCTTATTCCGCCATCCCCGAGCGGTTCTCACTCCCCATTTGGGGGGAAGCACCCAAGAAGCCATGACTGGGGTGGCCGTCATGACCGCCAAAGGAGTTATTGCCGCCTTACAAGGGCAAACCCCTCCCAATATCGTCAATGTGCCTGTTCCTCCTCTCACACCGGACGAATTTGGCATCTTGGATGAGGGGGCTCGGGTTGTCGGTCGCATTTTTGCTCAAATGAACAAAACGCTCACTGTTCCCTTGGTTTTGACCTTAAAGGGGCCAATAGCCAAAAACGCTATTCCTTGGCTCAAACAAACCGTCATTGCCGCTGTCTTAAGCGAGCAATTAGATGGTCGTGTCAATGCTGTCAACGCTCTGATTAAAGCTGAAGAGCAGGGCTTAAAGCTTCTGGTCGAAGAAGCGGGGCCCAATCAAGCCCCGGCTTTAAGCCTCCGTTTAGAAGGTCATTCAGAAACCACTACGGAGGTGGTCCTCGACAATCACGTTCCCCGTCTACGCCGCATCAATGGGATTGCCATGGATTTGCCGTGGCCCAAAAATGCACTAATGACTGTACACAACGACGCACCGGGTGTTGTGGGTAAAGTGGGAACGTTAGTGGGACAATACAATATCAATATTGGCAATTTACATTTGGGCCGGGATGAAAAAGCTCACCAGGCCCTGATGATCTTGTCCTTAGATCAAACAGCCCCGGAAGAATTAGTACGGGATCTCAAACAAATTCCGGAAATTCGTCAAGTCTTTGTCTTTTGA
- a CDS encoding DNA-3-methyladenine glycosylase — protein sequence MMRREDIITTITSTRYPWNGQVDQEFFDLPTHELAKRLLGMICVHETPLGRTAGRIIEVEMYKGPWDKAAHSYGGKMTERTRVMYGPPGHAYVYFIYGMHYCLNVVSGPVGYPEAILIRALEPVEGLDIMAKRRQIRHLGSMRQVCQLTNGPGKLAQALGITREHYGLPLYNSPLTLYHDQDPLPSSQIAAGPRINVSYAQEAADFPWRFWIVDHPCLSVKTPAQKTKT from the coding sequence ATGATGAGAAGGGAGGATATTATTACCACGATCACGTCAACGAGATATCCTTGGAATGGACAAGTTGATCAGGAATTTTTCGACCTCCCCACACACGAATTAGCTAAGCGACTTTTGGGAATGATCTGTGTCCATGAGACGCCCTTAGGGCGTACGGCAGGCCGTATTATCGAAGTTGAAATGTATAAAGGTCCGTGGGATAAAGCGGCTCACAGTTATGGAGGCAAAATGACGGAAAGGACCCGTGTCATGTATGGTCCTCCGGGACATGCTTATGTCTACTTTATTTATGGTATGCACTATTGCCTTAACGTCGTTAGTGGACCAGTGGGTTATCCTGAAGCCATATTAATTCGGGCGTTGGAACCAGTAGAGGGACTTGATATAATGGCCAAACGCCGGCAGATTCGACACTTGGGTTCTATGCGCCAAGTCTGTCAATTGACCAATGGCCCTGGAAAATTGGCGCAGGCTCTTGGCATTACCCGTGAGCATTATGGTTTGCCTTTGTATAACTCGCCGCTTACTCTTTATCATGATCAAGACCCGCTGCCTTCGTCACAGATTGCAGCGGGTCCGAGGATCAATGTTAGTTATGCACAAGAAGCGGCGGATTTTCCTTGGCGTTTTTGGATTGTCGACCATCCGTGCCTATCGGTCAAAACGCCTGCTCAAAAGACAAAGACTTGA